The Oreochromis niloticus isolate F11D_XX linkage group LG18, O_niloticus_UMD_NMBU, whole genome shotgun sequence DNA window GATCAGTGTCGTGTCGTCTTTGGCTTCCTTCCAGCTTCACGCAGACCATCGTTTTTGTCTCAGACAAGTAGACGTTACCGAGGCATCTGAGGCCCGTCGTTTTAATACTTGGAGGCATGTGGGGGTTTGGGAAGGTCTGAGTATATTGGTATTCATATATTTCAGCTACCATTAGCAGTTGGCTATCTTTCCAAAGCAGTACACTTAACTGATGTCTCTGTGTTCATTTGCAGACATTTGCATGAGCAAAATGttgtgtgcatttaaaaaaaaaaagtcttacgTGTTCTTTAACATGACAGGTTATTTGCTCCGCAGCGCCATTCAATCCCTGACATTCGCTTGCAATAGAAGTGCTGAGGAAAGGTTGGCAGTCGTACGCGACACGCCGGGCCTGttggatttgtttgttttgagactttatgtttgTTTCCTTGACATTGCAATCAGAGTGTCTTAACAAAGCGTGAAACAATTTAGAGGAAAATGTCAGTTGTTCAGAGAAAGACACCCTTTGCCTCGCTGCGTACGCCTCAAACCATACATTTTTCTTATTCTCCAAGTGTGTTGGGAGGGCGATCTCTGTCAAGACACAGCTTGCCAGGTTTCCATTTGAACTTGCTGTCAGACAAGTTAAGAATAGGCAAACACactttgcaaaaagaaaaccgTTCGACCCATTCTGAAAGCAAACCCCGAGGACTCCTTTTTTGATTTGACTACGCGGATTCTCAACCAGACTATAAATTTATtgtaaagaaaaatatcaaataaCATCTGTGAACTATTAAGTTCACTGATATTAAATTGAGCACTCGAGGGGAAACATTTCAGTCGGTTATTGGACTTAATAAAACAAATCTTGTGTTGAATAAATCCTGTGACCTTCTGTCCGTGACTCAAGTGATTATGAGTGGTGACAGAATATTCtctgaaaaataataaagaagtcTAAAATGTGAGTAATGCGAATCAGCGATCATCGCTTCTGGTACATTAACTAACCAGGTGTAGACAGTGAGCAGGTGCTCTGCACCTTTACAAAAATATTGCAGAATTTATTTCCATCTTCTTTTCAGACTGCTTGGCTGTAGTAAACTGTGAGGCAGCGGTCCCATTTGCTGCGGTTACGCTTCAGTTATAAAGTTGGACTTCTTTTAATTGGTTTGGCTGTATGCATACTTTTAGCAACCAGGACCGGATGGACAACAATTTATGACTGTTGGTATATTAGTGCTGTGATAGTGGAAATATGAAGGATTAAAGTGTTAATCTTAAATGCTAAATGTATTTTGACATTACAACTAAAAGCAGCAAATATTGGCCCAAAAAGTAAATGCAGTTCTGATTCCtctcttttcaaaataaaataattcttCACTGTCTCTCAAGTACGCTTTTTCAGATGTTGTGCCTTGGTGCTGACATGTGCAAGCTGTAATCCTTAGTGCCTTAGTGCACTGGAAAATTCAGCCTACACTGAATGCCAGGAGTCCAGATCATTGATAAATAATCTCATTGATAAATACTGTGTTGCTCCATGCACGAGTATCCTTCAAAAGTCTGAAGTCCGGCTGCAAAAAGCACACAGGCCAGAGAGCTTGTGCATTTTGTGAGTTCAGTAAATCcatttattcttcagtttcacttTAACAGTGTAAAGGAGGCCAGAAATTACACATAATGAACAACTAGGGTGCCAGTCCTGTCAGTTGGTGTGACCAAAATGGTCACAGGCTGACAGTCATGTCCCCCGTGTGTGTTTATGAAAGTAATGCCCTGCACTCTCCATCACAACCTCAGAACGCTGGTTATAGGTTTTGCCAGCTATGTGGCAGTCCCCgctttgtgtgttttatataCGCATCCCTTAAATAAACTGACGAAAGGAGTGCAAGTCTGCCACATGTTCTCCATACCATGTTTAGAATCGAAATTCTTACTTGCTGTATTTAAAGTGCTTTGCAGCTGTAGGATGAATACAGGTGCCTCGTTTATGCAGTTGTTCTTAGAGTCTTAAGCTCATTTCTGACGGTTTGCCTTTGTTTGATTCGTAAATGTTGCTGAGCGTAATAATAAACAACAAATTTTGTTTAagcattatttaaaaatataatttctaaCTTGTACTCGCTTTATCAAGAGCACTGGGATTTACTTTAACCAGTGGCTGTCTAGAGCACTGTGTCATTTCCCAGTAGCCTATGGGCCACTTTGGGCTACTGTGAACACTCATCTTGACCGGTGACATTATACGTAGCAAGCAGGAGTGAGTTGACAGACCTCTCAGACACCCTTGACTCCCGCAGACTGCATGCATCTCCACAGCATGCTTAGCATCAGAGTTCAAACCCCAAAGACTTGCACAGATGTGCACTTGAATCTGCTCATTCTCGCTTTCTGCAAGGGAGTGCTTCTTAACAGGTAACACCTGTTAAGAAGACCATCCTTTTCCCGGAGAAAAGGATGGTCAAtataaaaggttaaaaaataaCTGCTATTCAGGGTCTGGGTGGACTGTAGCTTAAACACACAGATTTCTTGTGGCGGTGTATCTTAAGTTCAGTTTCGGGGGATTTTGTTTGATACTTTTGTTTGTcaaaaaataaagctgctgaGTTTAAGGTTTTCTTTGTGGGCATTTTGAGAGCACTGTTAGCATACCTGAAAACCTCAGTGTTGAGAGTGGCTGGTTGGTCCCATTGTGTTTATAATGTTGTTAACTTTTATTCCAGATAAGTGGGCCAGTTTCAGTGACGGGGTTTTGCTACATACGATAATTGTTGATAACCGTGACATTATGTCAAATCAGATAACGATATTATGTCAACATCACATAATACAAAAGAGCACATGAATTAACTAGTTGTTCTTTTGTagagtttattttatttcatttttctttgtagATACCGACACTTTCACCACCAACATTCTTTCCAGTTTCCAAAGTGGATGTCCAATAATCTTTTGACATAATAATTATGTAGTAAAAAGCCTGATCACCAGGTAGTACTCGATTACAATTTGCATGAACAGAGTGGCGTGGGATGGAGTCAAATTGTTGTTCCAGTCTGCCCCTAAGTGAAACCCCTCGATGACATCATAAATCAGAGTTTAGCCCAGAGTGAGGtaggacagaaacacagaacTAAAAAGATCACCACGTTTTATGTCCCCTACAGAAAGTCTAGATTTTCAGATGTAAAGACTTTTATACGACATTTAAGACTTTTTATAACgacagcagaaatactgtgtgtCATGTTTAAATCTGTACAGCGAGGTCTAACCTGCCACCCGCCTGAAGGATCTGGTATAAATATTTAACCAACCATTTGCTGGCTACTGTTTTACGGCACGTAGCACGACAGACACGATCACAGAatacaaatgtttaaaatgtccCCACACTAACTGAATGCCTTGTTACCTGCACATTATAACCTCATACTGCAGTATTAAAGTGGTCAGTATGCAGCTGATGCTGTAAGTTTATTGCTGTAAAACGGAAAAAAATTGATTTCAGGAACTTTTGGTAGAACTTCAATATACAGCCCATAACCTACGGTCCAGTTGCCCATGTAaacaattttcagttttaaagGAGATGAGAAACTAATTGCAACTACAGGTATTTTTAAACAAAGGAGGTCTGAATAATCTATAATACAGCCCACAACACTAATAATACTGTGTACTTACATTGTAAGGGGCAGATATATTGAGTTCCCTGCTTCTGAAATAACCTAAAGTTACTGAGTacgttttcttttttgaaagtACTCCAAAGGCACTCTTACATTAAGtgccctgtttcttttaaatttccCCATGGATAAAAACTACTCACAAAAATGCTAACAGTATAATTTGTTTCTCCTTTGCTTTAAAACAAAAGCCAATTATAACTCCATTGTTCTACAACAGGATTTTTAGGTATCCAAAATTCAAAAGAATTACATGGTAAACCTGACTTTTCCACCACTGCAGAGAAGTTGCTCTTTACTCAGACACACCTGCACCGAGAGTTGATCTCAATCTCCAGCAAATGTTGAATTCCCCTGAACATTAACCACTGAACAGCTGAATTCATTTGAACattaaccaaacttttgagcattATATGAGCAGCTGTGCTTCCTGTGCTGTTTATGCAGTATATCTTTGctacttttattgtttattcagGAAGGTCAGTATCCTGTGCTTCTGAATACTTTATCAAGACAATCCCAGTATCTTTCTGTTTCCAAATGGCTTGTGATGTTTTCTTCCAGGTTGACAGGTAATGAACCGTTGTCTGTCCTGCCACTGAACTCTTTACCAGAGGAGAGCATAGGCAGGGCCCACTTCAAGCTGTGTGACCGGCTCAAACTGGAAAAGAAGCAGCGCAGGATGTGCAGACGAGACCCGGGCGTGGCGGAGACTCTAAGAGAGGCCATCACCATGAGCGCCCTAGAATGCCAGTACCAATTCCGCTTTGAGAGGTGGAACTGCACCTTAGAGGGGCGCCACCgagccaacatattaaaaagaGGTGATTATTACTACTTTTCTTCCCATTTGAATATGCATTTTATTCTTGTGGACTTAAAACTTAATGTGTGAGTGAGCCAACTCTTTAGAAAACACCTTATTTTCCTGTCTCCCAATTGCCACTCTCCATCGGGCTTCTCTAGGATTTAAAGAGACGGCCTTCTTGTACGCCATCTCCTCAGCGGGTCTAACTCATGCCATGGCCAAAGCTTGCAGCGCAGGACGCATGGAGCGCTGCACATGTGACGAGGCCCCCGACCTGGAGAACCGTAAGGCGTGGCAGTGGGGAGGCTGCGGAGACAACCTCAAATACGCAAACAAGTTTGTCAAGGACTTCCTGGGCAAACGCTCAAACAAGGATCTACGTGCACGTGTGGACATGCACAATACGAACGTGGGCATGAAGGTAAGTGCGTCAAATGGTCATGACGTACCCACCGATAGCACTATTTACTTACTTGGTCTAACCAAAGACACGATCTAGCTGCACCATGGGAAATGGGGGATTCATTCGTTCTGGGGCTTGACCCGTGCTTCGAGCCAAAAGTCAGCCGACGCAACAAAAACGAATATCTCAACATCTGCTGCTTTGATCTCAGATCTCCAACTCCTTCTACGACATTGTTGCCTCTTAGAGGTTTCACTGAATGATGGTCTGTGACAGCAACAATATTAGCTaataatttattgaaaacattaAATTCGACTTCATTTTAATTTGTGACAGTTATTCATCTACATGTCAGCGATGTTGGAAAACTTTTAAGGAGTAacagtcaaagaaaaagaaagatttaTCAAACTGTAATTTCATAGCAGTATATTTACCCAAAGTGTCAGCTTCACTTGCCTTTTATTAACGCAGCAATTTCTACAGACTTTGAGTTATTCCATACACATGAATCTAACTAGGAAACACACTTCAGTTTGAAGAGGGTCAGAGTTCGTATGGCGAGACAGACATTATGTAAACAGAAAGGTTTGCTAATTGCTTGTATGAATCATTTAAACGATGGGAAAATAGCATTAATACAATATACTCGGAGTTCTTTTTGTCAGCAAACATCAATGTGAAGTACCGATTCATTTTGCGCCATATCCCGGATACACTGCATTTCCATATCTTGGCTTTTGCTTTTGTACTGGAGTTTAAACATTACAGCACTGCTGTTTGAGACAAAGGGCTCCATCTTAACTGTCTCCAAATATGTCTCCAGATGGGACCTGAACTTCCCTACACCTGGATGACGTTGACTGGGGCGTTTTGGGAGAGCAAAATCAATTGAAAATTGTGAAGTGTTTCAAAAGTCCAACacacaagtttaaaagaaaccCAGAGTAATGCTGCTGTAAATTTTAGTGAAATCTGAAAGTGTTCATTAGTCAATATTTGGTTTTCTCTCTCAGATTAGATAGGCTAAGAGTCTCATTTGTGCTCTGGTAGAATTCAGTGATTGTTTGTGGTGAGCAAATACGGGTTTTTCATCTTGGAAGTGTTTTTAATAGCAGAATAAATGGTCCTAATATGTCAAGCCAAAGCAAACTAATGGTCTGGAATATGTTTCTTTTACTGTGCTTTGTGCCTATTGTGGCCTTTTTCATTTTGGTTTCAAAATGAATTACGGCTAAAGCACACTTCCCAAATATTAACAGATATAAAACTCTCCCCCAAATGAATGCGAGCTCTTCCTTTTCAACTTGGCTCTCCTAAATCCAGTCTCCTTGGAGATTTTATTTGTGATAAAAGATTTACAACATTGTTTtggctctttcttttttttttcttttcgtaATTTGCACATGTAGCGAGGTGTATCGCATTCGCTCAGGATGAATTCCCACGCCGAGGACAAAATTGGAATGTGCTAGCCTCTGCATCCCCCCGACATTTTAAAGGCTGACCTATCAAATTTTCTTGACCTGCTGGTGTGATGAATATGCACTTCCTGCTCCCCGATCTCTCTCACAGTCTGAGAAAAGAATCGTAAATTGTTTCCAAACTCCGTATAAGACAATATGTTATTGTCATTGATTCCCGCGCACACACTCTGCTTTACACATTGTGGTGGATGCAGAAATGAACTCTGGCTGACTGCTAGGGGGTCAAGTGATATTAAAGTAACGTGTTGTGGTCTCTTTAGCTGATAATTCCTCTGTTTCACTTGCAATTATGTGTGATTTTGTGTAAGACAAAAAACGGCTTCTTCGGTATTCTTTCTCTTCCCAAACGTTTGCATGACTTTGCTCTGGGTTATGCCAAAATTACCGCACTATAGCGCTGGGTTGATCAACTCTGGgcttaaaaaacatattttagtaAAGTACCCAGTATAGGAGGAGGTATGAAGGGTTCCCATGGTTGACTGAATGGATTGTTTTGTGGCTTCTTCTTACCCATAACCTCCCCTCACTTATCATAATAACCACAACTGTTTAATCAAAATTTCATCTGTGGTTATTATAACAAAATCAATCCTCCCACAAACTAtaattcactttttcttttatacAAGAAGCCTCAGACGCCGTTGCTCTCCTTTAGTTCACAAGCAATAAGTGAAGTTTTTCCCCTTTAATTATGATATGAAAGAGAGCAATGAATGTAAAATATATGTCTATAACCTTCCCAAGCCGCCGTACTCCACCCAGTTCATCTAGTTGTGAGAATACTTTAATGAATTGGCTCTTTCAAGTGCTGTTTGCTAAACAAAAGCTTGTTAAATTGCATACCTTTCATTATGTGCTTTCAATGGTTCTCAGTGGCTAACAGTATTGCTCTGTCTCTGGTCCAGGTAATCAAGGCTGGAGTGGAGACCACTTGCAAATGCCACGGCGTCTCTGGCTCCTGCACCGTCCAGACCTGTTGGAGGCAGCTCCAGCCCTTCCATGAGATCGGCAAGCAGCTGAAGCAGCGTTATGAGACCTCCGTCAAGGTCGGCAGCTCCACCAACGAGGCCACTGGGGAGGGAGAGATCTCCACAGGCCgcaaccagcagcagcagcagcaacagcaacaacagcccCTGCCCGGCCTGAACGATCAAATCCCCCGCACTATGGACTTGCTCCACATCGAGGACTCACCCAGTTTCTGTAGACCCACCAAATATTCACCGGGCACCGCAGCCCGCAAATGCTACAAGGACAAAAACTGTGATGCTATCTGTTGCGGGCGAGGCCACAACACTCAAAGCAGGGAGGTGACCAGGCCTTGCCAATGCCAGGTGCGCTGGTGCTGCTACGTTGAATGCAAGCAGTGCACACAGAGAGAGGAGGTCTACACCTGCAAGGGGTAAACCGGGCACCGTTCAGCCCTTTCAGTCAGAGGAAGGTGGTTGTGTTGAAgaggagcatttttttttctcatgcagAGTTTTGCTTTCGGTGTCGGAGCAGCGTTCTGCAAGCAAAAAAGGAGCGAGCCAAGAAGCAATAAGCACTTTGAGGGATTTCTGTGGGTTGGGTTTCAGAGGTCCTGCAGAATAAAAACTTTCTCAGACAACTGGGTCAACATCTCAAGCTCTTTATCACAGCGTTACCTTGAAAAGAGACGCTTTCACTTtcctttaagaaaaacaaaaatcttttgTCATCAACTCACAAGAAAACCGATTAACGCCCAGTTAATGAGGATACAACATAAGGACAGTTACACCAACAGACTGATTTCTGGGGCTTTGCCCAAAGAggaatggtgtgtgtgtgtgtgtgtgtgtgtgtgtttgtcaatTTTTACGTGTGTACAGTATTTGTAAGCATGTGAACATGAGGTAGTTAGCGAGGGGGGGAGCGGAAAATTAAGTGACGATTTTTTATGGCGATTAAAAACCATatacagaaactgaaaaaaaaaagaaaaagacagggTGTAAGAATTACTCTACACGCACATatttacactcacacacattgtgtgtttgcatatatatgtacataaatTCAGTTATATTGTAATGATATTATATAAGCCACTTATCTAACTATGTTAAAACAAACCACTAaccacacaaatgttttgttgtttgtgtgctCTTGCTCATTTTTCTTCTTGATTCATGTTGACAAGGCCCGTTGGAAAGCAGCACGCTTGTGTCTGACGTCTTTCTGTGGATAATTTATAGATCCTTTGGGACTACTCCTTCATGGGGAGGAACAAAAAtatctttaattttttctttttttgtaatatcGTAATATGAAGCTGTTAGTACATACATTAACAGAAGATAACTAAACCAGTCAGTTTAGGCTATTCTCGGCCAGTGTTCAGGGAATAACTTAAACCACTATATGTGTTTGACTAAACCAGAAAGAACATACGAATCCAAGGTGGAGATGACAGCGGCCTTGTTATTACAGTCAAAAGCATAGCAACAGGTGATCTCTTGATCAGCAGAAGGCCCACGTGAGACTCGGATCAAAAATTGCAGAGCTTTGTGAAGCTTAAATCTACTTTGAAGGTCTAAAGAAACCTGTGGAGAACTGGAGGAATTTAACTCCCTGCCATTTCGTATCCTTCCTTCCTCTTCGGCTTCCACAAATTTGATTGAGCCATATGTAATACATTGACACGCAGTGTGTACAGTGGAAGTTCAAACAGTATGGGGCGACTGACTTTTTGTTCAAGTGAAGATGAAAGCATAAGCCTCTTAGCTAATATAAAGATCTATTATAAAACTAATATTTGTGTAATTGTTCTGCAAATTTATGTCTACGTTTTATTAATCGGGTGTCTTCTTTCTGAAGTCAGTCAAGTTGTTTTTATAAGTTAACTTTACCTTTTCATCTTGTTGCTGAGCACCTTTTGACACAGTTAACACAATGCAGCATGCTGACCCCACCATACAAGAGTGACGGTTTGACACTGCAGGAAGTACTGCGTGGTATGAAATAATAAACTTCAGTCTGGTTTTTCCTTAGCCTATCATAAAGAAGCAGAGGAAACTGCTACTTTTAACAAAATTAGCCCATCAGCACCTCTAAACTCACTGTTTGGCCTCCAATATCTTGTTTGTTTAATCCAGGAAGTTAAACCACGCCTCGTCTTTGTTACGCTTTTTTGTACATATTAAACAGACAGGATGTAAGTTGTTAATCAGTGAACCTTAAAGGTACTGAAAGGTGGCTTTTGATACCTTAGGGCACATTTCAGTCTCGCTGTGTCCAAGTTTGCGGCGTTTATGCAAAGCTAACTAGCTGACTGATAACTTTAGTTTCTCTTCTCGTGACCTAGAAGAAGGTGCAAATTGTTTCCATTACAGTTTTATGAGAAATGCCTCTGTGCACACAAACAATGCAGACAAAATTTTGTCATATTCTCAGCACTTAGTGCTTAGaaacattatattttatcaaATACAGGACCTTATAGGCCATATTTTAGATTGGTGTGAATTAACTACTGAGTGAGGGACCCAGCTTTGTATTATAGCACCATTCACGCACTGAAGCCCAAAAGCCctttaaagtatttaaagatCTGTATTTATGGATACAGTGCAGtgcagaatctttttttttctcgttttttattaaaaaatgtaaatagcaAAGGTTTCTTCTCCTGTGGTATAGAGACAAAAGTGAGGCACATGTTCAACTCTCACAAGCATCTGAAACAtaaattgaaattaaataaatgagtGAAGCATTTGCTGAAACGGCATACAGCTGCTGAAACAAGATTGTTACGGATTTCAATCATCAATGCTGcagagtgcatttttaaaaaggagtttcACAGTGATTTAAATCAAAGCTCCCTCTGATAGGAAGAGAACCGTGCATGGCTTATTTGTCTAAAGGAGATGAATTCCAAGCATTTTGATATGAGATGGCATGCCAAATAAAGAATGGTCAAAACATATACATAGAACTTTGCACGCTACATGGAAACCATAATAGCTATGCAGAGACGCAAAGCACAAATGCCTGCTCGCCACAGCTTCTGGTGTGTGTTTGCGCCACACACTCCGCCTCGGCCCAAACACGGTGAGGTTCTCTACTATTGAATGGATTCAAAACAGACACGACAGGAAATGCAAACAGattgcatttttgtttgtttatagaTTGTACATAGGCGTAGAAATTTATTCCAGAGAAGAGGAGCATGATGCAGCAGTCTGCCGGGTTTTTAGATGCCACAGTCATCCGTGCTCTCAAATCCAAAACTCTGCACTGTTTAGTCATCAGTGGATCATGTACAAAATTCTATGTtgtagagaaaaagaaagataaattattttttaaatatattatgaGCATGTGTTTAGTGTAAATAACTTCAAAGTCTAAATTGATTTTATATCCTGTATTTTttactctgttttctttttgggtGTTTGTTCCTTTTGGGGTGGAGGCTTCGAGAAGCAGTGTATACTATCaacatatttcattttatatcTCAAGATTGTTATCTAAGCACTAACAAATCCTAACAAAACTCAAATCAGCTCACTTTTAGTTGGTTTAATTCACTTGCGGTAATGCAGTTTCTGAAAGTATGCAAAGAAAATCACAGTTATCGAGAATATTTTATAGAACTTAATCTTGTATAATCAACGGTTTTGTGAAAGGACTGATGATCAGTATGGACTTGTTCACCTTTGGGTCACTTTACATGTACATGTACTTTTTGTTAGGATTTGTGCTGTGCTTGTAAAACAAAGATAAAATACACAAGCTATGTATTGTCCTTTGTGATAATATTACACCAACAAAGCTTTGTCCATGTTCACTTATTCATGTCTTATGGGAACTCTAAATTATTTTCCTCTACCTCATGTGTATAGCTTGTAGGTTTAAACAGATCACAAATGACTGGTAAGAATGTATTTAAGTTATTTAACATCTTTGTATAACAAAGGCGgaaaaaatctgaaataataaatggatttttaaattatttaatgtgTACTTGCATTATTTGGTAGCATTGAAGTTTAATTAGTATATCATGCCTTGAATTTAAAGTTCTTCCATTACTGATGACACATATTTGCTGGATTCagcctctgaaaatatgaaattgaTATGTTCATTCCCGGCTCCTTtcttaggtacacctgttcaactgctcatgaatgcaaatatgtaaccagccaatcacatggcagcaactcaatgcataTAGGCATGTAACAAGTCAAGACAATGTGCTGAAGTTGAAACCTGGAGAAGAAAGATAACTTTGAGTGTGACATGGTTGTGACATGGTGCCAGACCGGCTGGTCTGACTATTTCATAAACTGCTGATTAACTGGGATTTagccacacaaccatctctagggtttacagagaatggcccAAAATAgacctgggttcaaatccaccatctagcagtagagtttgcatgttctccctgtgtctgcgtgggttctctTCAGGTACCCCACTTCCTTCCGcagttcaaagacatgcagttagtttGGTTAAGTTAATTGGTTATTCTAAATATCCTacatggttgtctgtctctctgcgttggctgtccagggtgtaccccaccagGGTGTAGCCGGGACAGGCTCCAGCACCATGTGACCTTgataaggataagcggaagcgaatggatggatggataattcaAAATAGAGAAAATTTCCGGTAGTTGATCATGATCAGCAGTTCTCCAGAGGTCAAAGGAGAATGGCAGTAGAAAGCCAGTACTAACCCAAATAACCACTTATTACAGAACAGCATCTGTGAATGCATGTCAAAACATGTCGAATTTTGAAGCCTgtctacagcagcagaaaaccacACTGGGTGCTACTCTTGTAACCTAAGGACAGGAAACTTAAGCTACAATTTGCACAAAATCACCAGCATTTAACAATAGAAGACTGAAAAAActttgcctggtctgatgagtctcaattcCTTCTATGCCATTTAGATGGTAGTGTTAAGATATGgcataaataaaatgaacacatgGATCTATCCTGTCTTCTGTCTCCTTTCGGGCTGCTGATTGTGGTGTAATGGTATGGTGtatattttacacacacattttgGGCCCCTTATTATCAAATGAACATTCACAACATCAGTGGTGTGacactatcatgtcaatatgtcAATAATTAAGGCAGTTCTCATTGCCTAGGAAGGTGAGTGCAagtatataatttatttatttatttttaattttaaatgttcaGTTACATTTGAGTGGGTGGCTTTTCTTGGGCATTAAATTGTAGCAATTtcaataaagatttttttaaatgaatggtATTGGCTTAAATTTTctaaaatggagaaaaaagagaaaaaagaaataaagatgcaataaattgtttgctttttttggtATAAATATTATCTGTGAGTAGTCAAAATCAAGCCGGCATTGAGAGCTTTTCCTCTATTCTACAACAGCAAATAACACGTGAGACCCAGAAGG harbors:
- the wnt9a gene encoding protein Wnt-9a → MLDGHLLLGWLSFTVIVYLLNLPGPTIAYFGLTGNEPLSVLPLNSLPEESIGRAHFKLCDRLKLEKKQRRMCRRDPGVAETLREAITMSALECQYQFRFERWNCTLEGRHRANILKRGFKETAFLYAISSAGLTHAMAKACSAGRMERCTCDEAPDLENRKAWQWGGCGDNLKYANKFVKDFLGKRSNKDLRARVDMHNTNVGMKVIKAGVETTCKCHGVSGSCTVQTCWRQLQPFHEIGKQLKQRYETSVKVGSSTNEATGEGEISTGRNQQQQQQQQQQPLPGLNDQIPRTMDLLHIEDSPSFCRPTKYSPGTAARKCYKDKNCDAICCGRGHNTQSREVTRPCQCQVRWCCYVECKQCTQREEVYTCKG